In the Pirellulales bacterium genome, CCCATTCGATGTCTTCCTTACGATTGACTTCCTCGTTCTGGCCGATCTTCTCGGCTTCGGCTTTCACGAGAGCAATGTCGTCCTCACTGACCTGCCAAGAGCGCAACGTGCGCTCGGCCGTGGTGACGGCGATTTGCCCTTTCTTAACTTCGCGTTCGGCTTCACGCAGCGCATTCTCCGAAGTCGCACCACGTTCGCTAGATTCCTTCATGCGTTTATACGCCTGCTCGTCGAGGCGCAGGTTGGCCAGCGCGTCGACCAACTCGCTTTTCTTTTCGCCCAGATCCTTGCTCCACAATACGGCCAACGGCTGTCCCTTAGTCACCCGATCCATGAAACCCAGCGGACGACGCTCGCGTGTGCCGGAACGCTCCGAGGGGACTTCGATCGTGGCGACTTCGATGATCCGGCCAGGAAACAGCGAGTTCACGTGTACCAACTTATTGATGTCGATCGCCAACTCGCCACGCAGTACCAACTGCTGCTCTTGAGTTGGCAGCTTGGCCTCGGCGATCTCCATGTGATTCAGCTCAGCGACGCGACGCGGAACTTCGATGGTGGGAGCGGGCGGGGCGGGCCCTTTCGCGCGCGGGGCCAGATTAACGGCCGCCGAATGGCCGGCGTCCGCGATGGGCGTTTCACGACTGAACCAATAGCCCATCGCAAGGCAAATAACGACGACAGCGCCCGCGGCCACCGCCAAATAGCCCGCGACGGGGCGAAGCCGAGTTTTGAAGGCGTGCGAAAACATAAATCACCCAGCTTCCCAAACAAGGACCGTCATCCCAGGCTGGGTCCGGTCACCTACCGGACAATCGTTATTCGTGGCGCGACCCGCACGCAGTTTCGCGCAGTTCGCTCGTTGCAAGGTCCCCCCGGCCATTGCGCATCGGAGAAGTGTAGGTCAATTTTACGGCCCCCCCACACCCCAGCATACGGCAAAAAGCCGCACTTTTGCCCCGTCTTTGAACCATCCGCGAAAGGTCATAGCGCGGACTCAATGGCCCCTCCGCGGCGTTATCTTTCGTTACGCACACTGCGCGCAGAGAGGTTTTGGTAATCCCTTCTGAACGCCAATGCGACCATTCCACGGACGCGCACCGCCATGACACCGCCCGCCACGATGCCAGCGAGAAGTGACATCCCGCGCCGGCTAGAGGTGCGCGCCCTTGTTTCTGAACTTTTCGTCAGAATCAAGGCGCGCGGTGGCGTGGCCGAATCGAGAGAGGCATGGCCCTTAAACCTTTTTGCTCAGCTTCTCGGCCAATCGCATTAGCGCCGGGCTGCAGTCATCAACGGCCAAGTGGACATGGATCAGGCTCATGCCGCTATTGTCGGCCCACGCTTTGGTCAACGCTTCGTCAAATTCCCCTTCGGTGCGCACTTCGTATCCGGTGCCGCCGCCAAATAGCTCGGTGATCTTGGAATAGCGCCAGGGGTGAATCTCGTTGAACTCGCCCGGATGCAGATAACGCTCAGTGCCATAGCCTTGGTTATCGAGCACGATGATGATGTGATCGAAGCTATGTCGTACGATGCTCGATAGCTCGTTCGAGGTCATTTGAAAGGCCCCGTCGCCGACCAACACCACGGTACGCATGTCGGGCCGAGCCACGCCTGTGCCCAGCGATGCAGGAATCGCGAAGCCCATCGAGGTGTAATAGGCTGGTCCGATGAATTCGGTGCGCGCGTGCGTCGTCAGCTCGGTCGCGGCAAACAGCGCGTCCCCTACGTCCGAGATCACGATCGTGTTGGCGTCGAGCGATTCGTTCAGCCGCGCAATCAAGCGTGTGATCGAGATCTGAGCCTGTGGGCGGATCGCATATTTGGCGCCGTTGCCAGTCGCGCGGGGGGGGACCGGTCGTTGCGGCGGCCTCGGCTGTTGGGCGGCAAGCGCACGAATGAAATCGGCCAGCACTACGTTGTGGTAGTGATGATGACGGATGCGCAGTTCCTCGCTGGTGGCGAAAATGCACTTCGAGACGTCCAGGTTCGCCGTGTAGATTCCCATGTCGATGTCAGTGAGAAACGCACCCAGCATCAGCAGGCAATCGCTCTCTTCGACGAATTGCGTGACTTCCTCGCGTCCCATCGCCCCTTCATAGAGACCGACATAAAGTGGGTGCGTTTCCCGCACGGCGCTTTTTCCCAGGATCGTGCCGACGATCGGTATCTGGGATCCTTCGGCCAGGTTTAGCACCTCGTCCTGCAAGCCAAACCGATGAATCTCGACACCGGCCAACAGCACGGGCTTGTGGCAGTCGTTGAGAAAGCGCGTCGCCTCGGCTACGGCCTCGGCCAGGGCGTCGGGGTCGCTCGTCGGTTCGGCCCGGCGAAACTCGTAAGGCACCCCCGGCACAACCTTGACCATATCGCGCGGAATCTCGATATACACCGGCCGCTTATAGCGGGCGGCCGCCTCGAGCACGCGATCGATTTCACGAAAGGCCGTGACCGGATCCACGATCTCGGTCGCCGCCACGCACAACTTTTCGAACACTTCCAGCTGCGTGCGAAAATCGCGCACCTTGTGGTGCAACAGCGGATTGTTCGTCCGCTCGCGCATGCCGGGCGAGCCCGTGATCAGCACCACGGGCGATTTTTCCGCATAAGCACCGGCAATGCTGTTGGCCACGCTCAGCCCCCCCACGCAATACGTGACGCACACGGCCCCCATGCCATTAACGCGGGCGTAGGCATCGGCTGCAAAGCCGGCGTTGTCCTCGCGGCAGCAGCCGATGAGATTGATCGGACTATGCTCAAGCATCGAGTAGAACGAGAGCACGTAGTCGCCGGGTATGCCGAAAACGTCGCGGATGCCGTAGTCCTGGAGCCGACGAATCAGAAACTCGCCAATCGAGAGTTGATCGACAGGCTTATGCTCCAAGTAACGGCCCGACGATATGTCGCTGTGTAGTCTCGTCATTTGGGCCTCTCCTCCTGCGGTGAACCAAAATCCTCGGCGGCTGCCCAACCGCCGTCGGCGCGGATTATCCCCTATCTGCTTATTACGTGGCAATCGGAGGTTCAGTTGCGGGCCAGGCAAGAATGCCTGACCACGGGCCGGCTCTAGGGCGCTACCGATCTCGCGCTTGTCGCGCCAGCCGAGCACGGCGGGCCGCCAGCATCAGGCCCCAAAAGCCCAGATAAAAGGTCACACAACCCAGTACCATCACGGCCCGCATCGGGTTGTGATTGAACCGGTACGCTCCCACGGCGTGAAAAATGCCCCACGCCACCACGGCGACCATGATCAGGGCCAAGGCCCAAGTGTAGGAATTGCGGGTCGGTTGTTCACTCATCATGCGCCTCGGAATTCTCGTTCCTCGCGGAAGAAGCGAGATGTGGGTAAAGCCATTTCGTCCGTAGGGAGCTGCCGCCTCGCTGGCGCCACCGCTCTCGGTGTTGCAACGGGCTACTCCATTGATAGGCAGCGCCGCCGGAAAAGCAAGCCGGCTGCTGCCCTCCGCACCCCGGAAAACCGGATCAGGCGGCACGTGCTATATTAATGTGTCTTGTGCCACTACGTGGCCGGCGAGGTATCCTTTCGCAGCCGGTCCGGGGGCTGAGGTTCGTCGACGATTTAAGCACCTATTACAATGGTGCTTGCTTCTTATCCCCTTGCTGATCGCCATGATGGAGCATCCGATGCGTTTTCCTTGCTGCGTGTTGCGGCCACTGGCAGTCGCCGTGGTCTTGGCCTGCCCGCCGGTCGCTGTGGCTGCCGAGCCGGCTACTGCCGCTAAAACCGCTGCACCGTCCGGCGACGAGGCGGCCATTCGCAGCGCAACAGCCGCCTATCGCAAAGCGCTCGCCGGCGGCGATATCGATGCCATTAGCGCCTTTTGGGCTCCCG is a window encoding:
- a CDS encoding efflux RND transporter periplasmic adaptor subunit is translated as MFSHAFKTRLRPVAGYLAVAAGAVVVICLAMGYWFSRETPIADAGHSAAVNLAPRAKGPAPPAPTIEVPRRVAELNHMEIAEAKLPTQEQQLVLRGELAIDINKLVHVNSLFPGRIIEVATIEVPSERSGTRERRPLGFMDRVTKGQPLAVLWSKDLGEKKSELVDALANLRLDEQAYKRMKESSERGATSENALREAEREVKKGQIAVTTAERTLRSWQVSEDDIALVKAEAEKIGQNEEVNRKEDIEWARVEIVAPMDGTIVEKNVAKGDTVDVSTDLFKIADLGVLSVYIHAYEEDLPYIEP
- a CDS encoding thiamine pyrophosphate-binding protein; this encodes MTRLHSDISSGRYLEHKPVDQLSIGEFLIRRLQDYGIRDVFGIPGDYVLSFYSMLEHSPINLIGCCREDNAGFAADAYARVNGMGAVCVTYCVGGLSVANSIAGAYAEKSPVVLITGSPGMRERTNNPLLHHKVRDFRTQLEVFEKLCVAATEIVDPVTAFREIDRVLEAAARYKRPVYIEIPRDMVKVVPGVPYEFRRAEPTSDPDALAEAVAEATRFLNDCHKPVLLAGVEIHRFGLQDEVLNLAEGSQIPIVGTILGKSAVRETHPLYVGLYEGAMGREEVTQFVEESDCLLMLGAFLTDIDMGIYTANLDVSKCIFATSEELRIRHHHYHNVVLADFIRALAAQQPRPPQRPVPPRATGNGAKYAIRPQAQISITRLIARLNESLDANTIVISDVGDALFAATELTTHARTEFIGPAYYTSMGFAIPASLGTGVARPDMRTVVLVGDGAFQMTSNELSSIVRHSFDHIIIVLDNQGYGTERYLHPGEFNEIHPWRYSKITELFGGGTGYEVRTEGEFDEALTKAWADNSGMSLIHVHLAVDDCSPALMRLAEKLSKKV